TGAGTTAAACTCTTTGTTCTTTGTTTAGAACTTGTCTTGTTACTTGGTGAGTCATATCCAAGCAAATATCTCTCAAACTCGTTGGTCTTGTGAGTCATATCAAGCAACGGTTCGAGATTCTTCTTTAGGTGGACTTGTGAGTCATATCAAGCACCATCTGAAGTCGGGAATATCGAAGGCCATTCCGCAACCTTCGTGCGACCCTTCAATCCATCTAGTTCTCCATTCAGAGTTCATATCCAGATCTGATCCATTCGAGTGAGCCGATCTTAGGGTCCTTCACGTAGTCTTATGGAAGTCTTCCCAATTTCTTTTGAAGAATCTGTCTGACTTGTTATGTTTTCAATGCAGCATGTTGATTTGTTTTATCAATTTACCGAGGCTTCGGTTTTCCAAAAATCCAAAGCATTTTAGGACCGATAGGCTTTGCTTGCTTGATCATCATTTTGGATAGATGTGGGTTAACAAGTATGGAGAATTTAAGACCTCAGAGCCAGGTTACAACGGTTTAGGAAGAAGGCTCCCTGTCGGGTCGTATAATCTTTATTCATGCCTAGCTCCAAAATATGTACGAACCACAATGATGCTTTTGTCCGCTTTTGTAGTTTGTACAAGAACCTTGATGCTTTTGTCCGCTTTTGTAACCATGAAGTACGTTAAAAGGGTAGAGGATAAGATTGACCTTTTTGTAACCTATCCTCGTACCAAACTAGCCTTGTACAACTGGTTTGGTAGGATTAACTTTTTTTTTCTAATGTCTGAGACTAATTCATAAATCATAACACAGTAGATAATTCATAACACAATAGATCATTCATAACAAAATAGAGAAGTCATAACACAATAGATAATTCATAAGACAATAGAGAAGTCATAAGACAATAGATAATTCATAACACAATAGAGAAGTCATAACACAATAGATAGATAGATAGGTGGAAGACTTCCTAGAGAAGTAGACTTTCACAAGACGTACATGAGACCTCCAGAAGACTTACTGAAAACTCACAGAGAAGAAGACTTAGAAGACGTACAGAAGACCTCCAGAAGACTTACTGAAGACTTACTAAGAGAAATCGACTTGCAAAAGACTTACAAAAGACTTAGAAGATGTATAGAAGACCTTTGGAAGACTTATAGAAGTCTTACTGAAGACTTACATATCAGGTTGGTTGCAGTTTGGACGTGTCTGACCAGGTTGTCTGCAGTTTGAGCAGCTATAATCCGTGTGTAGCTTCCGCGGTTTGTGTCCTCTCATCCTGGACAGCTCCAACCAAGATTGCCATCTTGACTTCTTTTGTCGCCCCGGACCTCGCTTTTCTTCCGGAGAAAGACATTTGTGTGCCTCAACTACTCCAACAAAAGGATATATATATTCTATGAGTATCCTACATACAAATACGCCGTTGAGTATAGTGGGAACACAAGTGTGGCGATATTCAAATTAGCAAATGATCCAGCTGCTATAGCATGTGAGCAAGGTATTTTCTCGATTCCATAGACACCACAATCACACTTGACATGTTCCAAATCAACAACACTGTCCTGTCTGCCACTTGTTACAAAGAATCGACATCCATCAATTGGTTGGACACTCATCGTATCTGCTATCTCTGAACGGATCTCCAATAAGTATTCAACTCCCCGACTATGTTCAGTTGTGAGATTCATATCATCTTCTCGCCTTTTCCAATACCATCTTCCCAGCTTCTCTCTTATGAACTCCAAAAGAAATGTTATGGGAAATCCTCTTGCTGGCTTCAGTGCGGAGTTAATAGATTCAGATATGTTGCTTGTTTTCAGATTGTACATTTCTCCATGACAATGAACCCGTGACCATAGTCTCATGCCTGCTTCCTTAAAATATGTTGCAAGCTCCGGGTTAGCACTCTAAATCTCGTCCATGTACTAGTCAAAGTTGTAATCTGTATGAGCATAAGCAGCGCTTTTAACCAAGTACAAGAGATGTTTCCATTTATACTTTTGGACAATGTTCTGTTGTAGGTGATAATAGCATATACCTCGGGTTTCCCAAGGAAACATTTTATCACATGCACTTTTAATGGATGTGTGCCGGTCGGAGACTATCACCAAAGCATGCTGATCAGAGACACATCTTCTCAATTTTTTGAAAAACCATTCATAAGAATGATCATTTTCACCATATACAATTCCAAAAGCCAATGTAAATATCTAAAAATTACCATCTTGTGCAGCTACAACTAACATAACACCTCCATACTTCTCGCTTAGGTGAGTCCCATCCACCACGATGACCCTTCTCTAATACTGAAAACCAGCAATAGAAGCTCCAACTGATAGAAATAGATACTTAAAGCTATCCTTATCATCAAGTTCTATACTAGTGATAGAATCCGGATTTGCCAACTTGATTTGCTCCAAATATGAAGACAGCCTTTCATACCCATCTTCTGTTGTTCTTCTTACCAATTCTTGTGCATATAACAATGCTCTGTATGAAGTGGTGTAATCTAGCTTCATGCCAAACATGTTCTTCGTTGCATCTTGGATATGCTTCAAATTTAACCCATCAATGATTCCAACGCGATCTATGAAAAGCTTCCCAACATACTTCGGAGTACAATGTTTCCGTTGTGCCAATCGGTCAAACACAGAACATGTATATGTTTTCAGATACTTGGTTACCTAAAACGTGTTTGTTCCATGTTTCACACTCGCTCTAACCTTCCATCCACACCTTGCAACACGACATCTTGCCACAAGTAGAGTTTTAGTAGCCTTGTATATTTTGAAGGAGAATTTTCGCTTCACCGCTGACAACCGCAGCTCTGAAACCAGTGCATCTCTATTAACAAAACTCTAGTTGACATATATATAGTCAAATGATGTCCCATTTGAGCTTCCTCCTTCACTAGCATATGTCTCTTTGAAACCCTCAAAACAAATATCATCTGCCTCTTCCTCATCCTTATCCTCATCTTTAACATTTCCATACACATTGTAATATGCAAACTCATCATCTACTTCAGCAGCATCGGAGAAATTAGCATCCTCCTCCCCTTCATTTTTAACTTCATTAACATCTTCGTAATCTTGTTCTTCCTCTTCATATGAAACTTCATCAACATCTTCACCGTCTTGGTTTCCATCAATGTTGGCATCACCAATAATCCTCGTCCTGCCTCGGCTTGATACACAAAGATGTACAACATGTGTTTTACTTATCTCGATCAAGTTTCAAACTTGTCTATCACTTGTAACATGAATAGAAAGAGTATCATGAGCCATCTATTGCATCATTTCGTCTGGTAACAAGTAAATTAAATTCATAACCTCTCTGTTCATGTCAAGGTTGTAAGCTTCTTGAGCCATTTCAACAAGTTCGGCATGTGTAGAACTATCACTCAAAAAGAACATTCTCGCTCCCTTGATATTATCCACCACAAAATCCCAAAAATTATCTATGAACAACCATTCTACATAGACTATAGGTAACTGACAAATAATCTGCAAAAAACAATCTGATTAAAACACATTAGCAAATATAGAACATCTGATAAATAAATAAAAAATCGCAGAAGACTCTCTTCTGTAAGTCTTCTCATGGAAGACTTCTTAAGAACAATATTAAACATAAATGTTTGTAACCTCATAATTACCACCAATTAAGTTATGAATTCCACTCGGGAGTCACAATATTGACTAATTAACATGAATTAACAAGAAAATATTAAAAATTCATTTTAAGTTAGGAGAAAATTGAAGTTTAATAAATATTTACGTAGAAGACTGCTTAAGAAGTCTTCCATTTAGGTCATTTTTGCAATTGCAAATTTACGAAAAAAGTCTTTCTAAAGAATCTACTCTACAGAAGACATCTTGATAAGTCTTCCTTTGCAAATATTGGATTACTTTTGAATTAGAATTTTTTTCGAAAATGTTAGGGATGACTTCCAAGGAAGTTTTCTCGGATAAACATGTTAGTTTTGCAATTGACCGAAGTTTGTTAGAAATTTGACTTTCTATATAAGTCTTCTCAAAGTCTTTCTGAAGTCTACTCAGTGTTGCACGAAGTCTACTGCGTTACTTTTGCAATTGTCTATATTTGACTTTTCCAGAGGAGACTTCAAAAGTATCTCCCTGTCGGAAGACTTCAAAAGAAGTCTTCTCTCCCAGCCAAAGGTTTGACCAAAACGCGGAATAAAATTTGAGAAAACTTCTAAAGAACGTCCAGAAGTAGCTCACGCAGAGTTCTTTTGACAGCGAGAAGACTTCGAGAAGACGTTCAAAAGACTTCTTTAAAAGTTTTCTCCAAGAAGACTTCCGGAGAAATCTTCTATAAAAAGTCAAATTTCTGACGAACTACGGTCAATTGCAAAACTAACTTGTTTAGCCGAGAAGACTTCTCGAGAAGTCTTCTCTGGGATTTTCGAAAAAAAAATTTTAACAAAGGAAAGTTAGAAGACTTCTAGGGAGTACTTCTTTGAAAAATACACAAAAGGTCAATTGTAAAACTTACCTAAGCATTGACAAGAAGACTTCTCGACGAAGAAGACTTCTAGATGATCTGAAAAAATAACAATTTCATACCTTCAACCCGTGAGATGACTTACTTGGTTTCTCCAATCATCCAAAACTTCACCACAAAAGCTACCAACTCGTGAATGACCAAGAATCATGACCTTCAATGTCTCTATGAACCTTGCACAATTTGGAATCAAAATCTTCAGTTTCTTGGACGAATTTGGAGAGATAGTGAAAGAGATGTGATTTGTGTGCATAAGAAATGAGACAGAATGAGAAAAGTTTGAAACTTTAGTGCATTAACACTTTCAAAATGGTTGTTCATGGTGGTTGGTGTATTGATGACAATGACAATATTGTAAATACTTGGTGAAGATGAAGATGATAATAAAGTAAGACATTTTCAAAAAAAAAAAATGTTAACGGCATTTCGTGAATAAATCGAACTTCTAGGATGAATAGGGCAAGAGAAAGTTTCAAAAAAAACATAGGTCATTTTTTTGTTTAACTACAAATTTTAGGTTATTTTTGAAAAAAACCCTTTAATCTTTACAATAAGAGTGTTGAATAAAATTAAACAATGACATGACATTTGGCTAGTTTAATGTATTAGCTAGTTGAATGTATTAGCATGTTGAAACCAAAATAAATGGGTCCTACAAAATTAGGCGTCTATTTTGTATTGGATGTTTGAGAATTTTAATTTTCTTATTTCACCCTAATTTTTTTTAACATAAAATATTTATAATAAATTAATTTCTTATTTTAAGATTTTTAGATCAAAATTCATAAATTCTTATACTCTATAAATAGACATTTGTTTCATTTGATTTGCATATAGGAAAAAATCTTTTTCTCAAAATAATTTTACAATAATCATACCAATGAACTTTTATTTAAACTTTTAAACATTTTGAATTATTATTTAAACTTATTTTAAAAAGTACTTAATTTCTATTGATTTTAATTTATTTAATTGTGAGTTGAGTCTATTGTACTAATTAAGTTATGTGTTTTTTTTATTTTTTGTTTTTCTGCGTTGCATCATTTACTTAAAGTTTCTTAATTTTTTAGCAATATTAGTTTTGTATTATATAAAAATAGTTAAGAATATAAATACGAAATAAACAAAAATTATTTAAAGCTATGTAATTTTTTTTGTAAATTTAATCATAATCGAAAATATTATTTTAAGTTATTTTTAAAATTTTATTTATTGTTTTAAAATATAAAATACTCAAATAATTTAAAATTTTAATTTTAAAATATTAAATTTTAAATATATTTTAATATGTTGTTGTTAACAATTAAAAGAAGATAAAAATATGTAATAAAATAGTGGGATAGAGTGTCGAATTTTATTAAATAAAACCAATCTAGGTAAAAAAAAATTAGATAGTTGTTGAATTATTATATGGAAAAATAGATGAAGTGGAATATGAAAAGTGTAATTTAAGGGTGTTGAAAAATTCTGACATTTGTACATATTGTTTTATACACGACCATGTATAATGGTTCAACACTCATTTCATTATCAATACCCTCTTTTTCTCTTATTAACATTTCACATCATCTTCTCTTTCTTCCACCTCGTTTATTCAACTTCTACATCATGTTAACCCTTTACAATGGTTTGTTTAAAAAATTTCAACACCCTACCCCATCATTTTTAACTTATATATTTATTTTTTTAGAACATAATCATTATATATTAATAATTTGATTGTAATTAACTTGAAAACTAAAATAACATATAAGGATTATTATTGAGATCTATTTAACAAAAAAAAAAGTTTTTTTTGTCATCAACTTAACAGATTCATACTTACTCTGTAAACCAAAATGGGAGCTCCACATCCATGTGAACGACGAAAGACGATTGTTTCCTAACACTGCGTGCTAGACTGTCCGCCTTTGAATTTTGCATAAATGAATGATCTCCGAGCTGAGGAAACTTTCTTTCAGGATCTTGTGATCTTCCAAATAACTCGTAAAAGATGGTTATTCTTATATTTCTGATACCATCTTCACTAATTGAAAACAATCTGGTACAGAAAAAGTTTAAAATATTAAAATAGTTGATTATAATGAAAATGACACATAAAATGAGTGTAGTCTCTATTTATAGATTAAAAAATCTTAATTTTTTAATATAATTTTGATATTTTTTTAAAAAAGTTTTATCATTTAATAAATTCTTTCGAATTATTGGATGAAAATTAAAATCAAAAGAAATATGCCTAGCCAATGAATATTTTTTTGTCCAATCGTGAAGTGACATTTTTGGCACTGCTGGGCCACAAAAATTGTTTTTGACCAGTCTAAACCTTAGGACGGTTATTGAATCCACGTAGAAAATACAATCTATCTATATATATAAAGTAGACATTTTTCCTTCTTCTGACAAGTGGCAGGGGGGTTTGCTGCCATGTGTCCTCTTTTATTTTTTCATCAAAATTCAAATGTTTGTTATATTAAAAAATTACCGATGGAACTTGAATAATGTAAAAACTAAGAAAATTAGAATAAATAAACAAATAACAAAAGAAAGAGAAATTTTCGATTCTGATAGAATTTCTGAGAATTTTAGTTATCTAATCATTCTCGCACAAAGAATCATTATATGAAATTTGATAATTATTTTATTGGTCAGTAAAATTCAAGATGAATAAAGAAATAAGTAAAATAATATAAATAATTTTAAATATTTAATTTATGAACAAGTAAAAATAATATTAACTTTCACTATTTATTAATTTTTACTATTTTCTATTTTTTTAATTTATAAATTAAATATTTATTTCAATATTAAAAATCATAAAATAACTAAACTAAAAAGAAGAAACTAGAGCACAACATATGGTCTAAACCTAAAACCTCCGCAACCACAAAAAAAAGATAAAATTCCATAATAATACTAACTCAATAAAGGTCCGAAACTGAAAAGAGATTAAGAATGAAGACTAAATTACCTCATCTTACTACAGAGTGTTTTAGCTAAAATAATCAGAAGTCAGAAAAAAAGCAAAAAAATAAAATCTGAGACAAAACAATCCTCCGAACACAAATGTGTGTGATAGAGTACCAACGCAAAGAACAAAAAAGCAAGTCAGAAGAAAAATAATGACCAAATTGCCAAAGTCAGCACGAAGTAGGAAGGCACATGCCTAAAGCCCCAAAAGTTCAGCCACCAGCTAAGAGGTAAGAAGCACCTCACAAACTAAAGCAAGACGTCCATGCCGGCGAAGAACCACAAAACTCTAGATAAAAAAGACCAAATCTCCATGAGATTAACTCCGTACGCCTATACCATGGGAAACATGGAAAGAAAAGAAACAACTTGAGGCAGCGAGAATTGAAGCCAACCACCGAGAAACCAGAGCTCAAGCTTGATATCATAAACAACCTTCCAAGCCCACCGAGCATACACGGAGGAAAACACTATCCAAACCTAGAGTGGCAAACATGGCAAAAATGAGAGCTACTAGAGATGCGAGCAGCAATGAAAACTGCAACGAGATGAGAGAACATCGAGAGAATGGAAAACAAAATGAAATTAACAAACCGTAGAGCCGTACTCAAGCTATGAAAGAGATAAAAGAAGTTAGATCACGAAAAAACAAAATTTTAAAACCAAGACGAGCAGGGACCATCGACGTCAATCCAACGACAAGGAAAAAACATCAACGACGCCTAAACTCTGACCCAACCCAAGAAGATGCAGTCTCCAACATCAGCCAAAATTTAAGGAAGAAGAGGAGCAATCAATATTGATCGAAACAACCTACAATGCAGTGAGAAACAACCGCACAACTTGTAACTCATATATCCGACCCAGCACAACTTGGAACTCATAGACCCGACCTACAACAAATATGAGATAATCTCACAGGACAAGACGGACAATAAAAACTCTACTCCAAAACATAACAATCATTCCTGGGAGAAGCACCGGTGAGGTAAACGAAATACAAAGATGGTGATAGGTAAGGTCAAAATATAGAGATATGGCTAAAAACATCTTAAAAAAATAATGTTCAAAATTTTGAAAATACAATAAAATATAATTTTGACTTTGAAATGGCTAATCTTAGAATCAACAAATATATAAATACAAAGTTATTAAAATTAAATATGCTTTATATGAGAGGCTCACGTCACCACTAACAAATACTATTATATACACGACAACACATTATTGAAAAAACAAACACAAAATATATTAACATATCACTTACTACTACATAATACAGTAAAAATACAAATAATACTTTTAACAAATAAAGACGGCTACATAATTATATCATCCAGAAAACTCATACTTATTAACAATAAAACAATATTCCGCGCGGACACCCCCTAGTATTTCAATATTATCATTCAAGAATTTTTGAAAGTTGAAATTCACTTTCAGTATCGTATACCACGGTCTATGCAGGAGCTGCACTGCACCGTTGACCTGATAGAGGACCCAAGTGGTTTAAGAAGAATATCACGCCAACTTTGACCAAAGACTAACGGTGTCCACACGACGTCAGTTCCGTTTGCTCATCCCAATTCTAAACCGTAACAGAACCATATTTGTAGTAAAACAAATCGAAGACGAA
This genomic interval from Brassica oleracea var. oleracea cultivar TO1000 chromosome C2, BOL, whole genome shotgun sequence contains the following:
- the LOC106324145 gene encoding uncharacterized protein LOC106324145, which gives rise to MYNLKTSNISESINSALKPARGFPITFLLEFIREKLGRWYWKRREDDMNLTTEHSRGVEYLLEIRSEIADTMSVQPIDGCRFFVTSGRQDSVVDLEHVKCDCGVYGIEKIPCSHAIAAGSFANLNIATLVFPLYSTAYLYVGYS